The Bombus terrestris chromosome 16, iyBomTerr1.2, whole genome shotgun sequence genome includes a region encoding these proteins:
- the LOC100645102 gene encoding uncharacterized protein LOC100645102 isoform X4, with the protein MSFVLKLGTVETSLEKKNSNSSQSSSSVNQETSNTTGTDDASSKPQILQCLESAAEIPAGHVISFSTVKSVSVTYPVAKAVREVQRITGPQTNTTQVLSTRVISQKLPSSSHQTQSAPLTLNASSNVTHVPVNAQSLSSPGSGVAHVYPLQHATVSTQSKQQTRNQVVVTCEGKQQQQQTTTISSLQASMPLKVQPVPSQLVVSNNAVRAITTATSLPNIQRIHVKTQNLVGQGQTVNLQKVKAVTNVSQGVTVQRNSVPRIQTAQKSQMSSTGTAQTTQFAVNQVTNNTNVQRTQQQGNSTLQKAQANAANTQKIAQVYNNQKKLQVQSQKTVTVPRQQSNAAAVNNVQKCGNSVTGMQKVQVMGQVQCQQQLPQVQKHVQQVQPPTQHQRSQTTTALQKSQTATTVNSSRVQSFASACKSNSVPNISKTLQNANLLTVNKQPVISQPQQSQQVHIQNSSQLQQQLLQQTSQAQQQSQQQAAQKQQPQQQQQANTNPQTQKSLSITNVHQKTIAATIPNNQRTQVVNSKIQQQQMVMRVGVTKNQAQNLQQSNLKSSVPQKIANTVKTSNSQNVVQQSLHRNANAQPVKIIQQQQNVIGPQNAQKQPGCIKTIPPQKPAQRNHTQKVTGIKTSLNTNVAAVKGQGPATAIAQKASIKTLLPQQTVATNMLMHKNQPIKIQQQAIQQKQLITTSQFSQQVRQQSGQVKTLLPVTSMEPRKDVENKIEPELRESKEDERQQRPITPIIRIPPPYECLQYVLQDHNYGAPPPRTPSPPSPPSHAKQPINGAGSSSTTSQHPYIYGKVVSGANMDDDAASAISSEIGRDAELEGEETETAPEGEGDDEDSVTRCICDFEHDDGYMICCDRCLVWQHVDCMGIDRSNIPDEYLCEICRPRRVDRQRARALQMRKREELLNSDTSSDTSSTSSADTDVGVSTIPKKRTLQQQIPRRKSEPPQVRRLNNNNNNNNNNVAKRQRRDSHPRQSSAVRKKEATKRGPGKRKAKRRMSLEDKEEETQDTWSSNVAPLRQWIERYEEAVTNHYSPELRARISSIKVNGTHSDLRQSNMNIIATGKCRLNVHSNNVRFLVATMYLPPNTPVVELRGKYMLSTQHRPSYPQGRHHTQRPGPFVFFYRLPRDGTEVCVDTRTYGNDARFVRRSCKPNAEVKHCIEKGTLHLYIVTTSAIEKNAEITIRHEQHDLLLSPNPNGPMMPIVCACNNPRECQIVSLNQLNRRGSNGALAENADGRERRRRGRRNTICEDSDSSTVISNNTVITQPAPPPTTVSSSVSAPPRRTVTTTVANTVRQIPKEETLTLVQQPQTSPNLSQPIVSETKKDKKKMTREERKMEAIMKAFERLEKAEQRKQEVQARNAQRKESGGTHSDNEDSHSVTIQTKQKQQNSDRPLRRKRRKGRARTTSTSQSQSSSRRTRLNSADSDESSGEESNSMQSPPLLSQNHSQSRDAPYHLHAPAKSTNENVTTAAHQGIPTAAGLLLALANSNAPGPSSPPLQQPTPVKSPTCDSGASSSSQSSTPSTPLSSACLLVAAAVGPLAPGFKFPKTKKVLMNEWLKESPDPPQSNISQISPLPTLPPASATNSINPLCRSSDFSLPTDSSAEFLTQSYAAKSLATLVQAANSVSGICDSPPQRKQQAISGNTVCPVSTGSAKKRWLRQAISEECDSPNSRPESPPASEMVAPPKKRRIARESLSSDNYTPPTTPTMLVPESTPNNRSLCPAEDDFIEHLQSSLVDQNEEGHTTTESVKQEVASHEHANSNEAVRQKLSIDIPQDFHLKTVKSEKHLVIDTSIMKEENIGMKKEEKDEMDCDTYMHLESKSFIKNELRSVKNEPVGHQKNKSKKEYIIKKEENLDMEKGTVEIVDQNEGDTEMEDFSSPIAVMESDAILKERVAEMKLEFGGSISEMVKVEDDKCDDDKRFEDAKCEIKSDDNMSIDEFDVEAQMKKITGDDGNDYKEKVDTSSEKDKSMDGIEGLMESSKEDSESEDKDIDDVKYESPSFKSFNLNHEEKLFKEFGSKSEPECIIENNIKEIEQSQESQKIEQPSAFVTSSEESIFESVSSNMDTESITEPPKSFHSIPPLSERIRKKTEATSAPKSQLNFEAAIIESTIDMETEDESKNGEQKSMLSTALRELLEAKLDDLTNESAKEEVIEENNTPYIEPKSETSEQIIEIQECTTKPIPQNIHNEETPVKEEEAPPKEIKRLKDPRTVVPNSMPAPAFKPETIPPVKRKLSISEYRKRKQQSSGTPPEPEPSSDASTTDKGGARGRSDSASSGTSSLSSDEEGSKISLSLDVPTLTTLPLFTNVEGEEKKGGEEGTIGWSAAPTLVERQRENLTERLKREFGLFLSDDEEERARKHGLTAEAILKARKTSPPHPTVSNTPPGFPVPQLPPQPYIPPPGSASIHYSQFQAKPCPVQYPNFTVPQNSSQQVYSNATPQASANKQPQQFLVPQASQAPPGSNPYPPQFIPPSTTAVSISKYTPVTPPPGNQMYPASGQSQKQFYNHPAPRS; encoded by the exons ATGAGCTTCGTCTTAAAGTTGGGCACCGTAGAAACATCCCTCGAGAAGAAGAACTCCAATAGCAGTCAGTCGTCCTCGTCGGTGAATCAGGAAACATCGAACACGACGGGAACCGACGATGCCAGCAGCAAACCACAGATCCTTCAATGTTTGGAGAGTGCCGCAGAAATTCCAGCTGGTCATGTTATTTCCTTTTCCACCGTGAAATCAGTTAGCGTTACCTATCCAGTAGCAAAAGCCGTTAGGGAGGTGCAGAGAATCACTGGACCTCAAACGAATACCACCCAGGTGCTGTCGACTCGCGTCATCTCTCAGAAATTACCGTCGTCTAGCCATCAAACACAGTCCGCGCCTTTAACGCTGAACGCATCCTCCAACGTAACCCATGTTCCGGTAAACGCTCAATCTTTATCATCTCCAGGTAGCGGAGTAGCACATGTGTATCCTTTGCAGCATGCCACAGTATCCACGCAGAGCAAACAGCAAACTAGAAATCAGGTGGTCGTCACCTGTGAGGGcaagcaacaacagcaacagacGACCACGATATCTAGTTTGCAGGCTAGCATGCCTTTAAAAGTCCAACCGGTCCCTTCGCAGCTTGTCGTAAGCAACAACGCGGTTAGAGCCATCACTACCGCGACTTCATTGCCCAACATTCAAAGGATACACGTGAAAACGCAAAATCTCGTCGGACAGGGTCAGACGGTTAACTTGCAGAAAGTGAAGGCTGTGACGAATGTCAGTCAAGGGGTAACCGTGCAGAGGAACTCCGTACCTAGGATACAGACCGCACAGAAGAGCCAAATGTCGTCGACTGGTACCGCTCAAACCACTCAGTTTGCTGTTAATCAAGTCACGAACAATACCAACGTACAGAGAACCCAACAACAAGGGAATTCGACGCTTCAAAAAGCTCAAGCAAACGCCGCGAACACGCAGAAAATAGCGCAGGTCTACAATAACCAAAAG AAATTACAGGTTCAGTCGCAGAAGACCGTGACTGTGCCTAGGCAACAATCGAACGCTGCGGCGGTGAATAACGTCCAAAAATGTGGCAACTCCGTAACTGGTATGCAGAAGGTACAAGTAATGGGGCAAGTACAATGTCAGCAACAGTTACCGCAGGTTCAGAAACACGTGCAACAAGTTCAACCGCCGACGCAGCATCAGAGATCACAAACTACGACGGCTTTGCAAAAGTCTCAGACTGCGACCACGGTTAATTCCAGCAGAGTACAATCTTTCGCGAGCGCTTGCAAGAGTAACAGCGTTCCAAATATCAGTAAAACGCTCCAGAACGCCAACTTATTAACCGTAAACAAACAACCAGTGATCTCACAGCCACAACAATCGCAGCAAGTACATATCCAGAACTCGTCCCAATTGCAACAACAGTTGCTACAGCAAACTTCGCAAGCACAACAACAGTCGCAGCAACAAGCGGCGCAGAAACAACAACCTCAGCAGCAACAACAAGCAAATACGAATCCACAAACACAGAAAAGTCTCAGTATTACGAATGTTCATCAAAAGACGATCGCTGCGACCATCCCCAATAACCAACGAACTCAGGTAGTTAACTCCAAgatacaacaacaacaaatGGTCATGAGAGTAGGTGTGACGAAGAATCAAGCGCAAAATTTACAGCAGAGCAACCTGAAAAGTAGTGTACCTCAGAAAATTGCAAATACCGTAAAAACTTCGAACTCGCAGAACGTCGTGCAACAGTCGTTGCATAGAAATGCGAATGCGCAGCCAGTGAAAATAATTCAGCAACAACAGAACGTTATAGGGCCACAGAATGCTCAAAAACAACCTGGATGCATCAAAACGATACCTCCTCAAAAACCAGCTCAAAGGAACCACACGCAAAAAGTAACCGGTATTAAGACCTCTCTAAATACAAACGTAGCTGCAGTGAAAGGTCAAGGTCCGGCAACTGCGATCGCACAAAAGGCAAGCATCAAAACCTTGCTTCCTCAACAGACTGTTGCCACGAATATGTTGATGCATAAAAATCAGCCGATTAAAATACAGCAGCAAGCTATACAACAAAAACAACTTATTACAACGTCACAGTTTTCCCAGCAAGTTAGACAACAATCTGGACAAGTAAAGACGTTACTGCCAGTAACTAGCATGGAACCTCGCAAAGATGTTGAGAATAA aaTCGAACCCGAGCTACGCGAATCTAAAGAAGACGAACGTCAACAACGTCCTATAACTCCAATTATAAGAATACCTCCGCCTTACGAG TGTCTTCAGTACGTCCTACAGGATCACAATTATGGGGCACCACCACCACGAACACCGTCACCTCCGTCACCCCCATCTCATGCAAAACAGCCTATCAACGGTGCCGGAAGTTCGTCTACGACTTCTCAGCATCCTTACATTTATGGAAAAG TTGTTAGTGGCGCTAATATGGACGACGATGCAGCCAGTGCTATCAGCAGCGAAATAGGCAGGGACGCAGAACTGGAAGGCGAAGAAACCGAAACTGCTCCCGAGGGTGAAGGGGATGATGAAGATAGTGTTACTAGATGTATATG CGACTTTGAACATGATGATGGATACATGATCTGTTGTGATCGTTGTCT agTTTGGCAACACGTTGATTGCATGGGTATAGATCGTTCTAACATTCCTGACGAATACCTCTGTGAGATTTGTCGACCGCGACGAGTAGATAGGCAAAGAGCTCGTGCTTTGCAAATGCGTAAACGCGAGGAATTGCTAAATTCAGATACATCATCCGATACATCGTCCACCAGTTCAGCAGATACTGATGTTGGGGTCAGTACGATCCCCAAGAAACGAACTTTGCAACAACAAATTCCTCGACGAAAATCCGAACCACCGCAAGTAAGACGATtgaacaacaataacaacaacaataataataacgtcgCGAAAAGGCAGAGGAGAGATTCTCATCCGAGACAATCCAGTGCTGTTCGTAAAAAAGAAGCTACAAAGCGAGGCCCGGGTAAACGTAAAGCTAAACGGAGAATGAGTTTGGAAGATAAAGAAGAGGAAACTCAAGATACGTGGAGCTCCAACGTCGCGCCACTAAGACAGTGGATCGAACGTTACGAGGAAGCAGTAACAAATCACTATAGTCCAGAATTACGAGCTAGGATATCATCTATCAAAGTAAATGGTACACACAGTGATTTGAGACAGAGCAACATGAATATCATTGCCACCGGAAAGTGTAGGCTCAACGTACATAGTAACAACGTTAGG TTTTTAGTAGCAACGATGTATCTCCCACCAAACACACCCGTCGTTGAATTACGAGGAAAGTATATGTTAAGTACGCAACATCGACCGTCCTATCCTCAAGGAAGGCATCATACCCAGAGGCCCGGACCCTTTGTATTCTTTTACCGATTACCACGAGACGGAACAGAAGTCTGTGTAGACACAAGAACGTATGGAAACGATGCTAGATTTGTGCGACGTAGTTGTAAACCTAACGCGGAAGTGAAACATTGTATAGAAAAAGGAACGTTACATTTGTATATTGTGACTACAAGCGCGATTGAGAAAAATGCCGAAATTACGATCAGACACGAACAACATGATCTCTTGCTATCGCCTAATCCAAATGGCCCCATGATGCCCATTGTCTGTGCGTGTAATAACCCAAGGGAATGTCAAATAGTGTCTCTAAATCAGTTGAATAGAAGAGGAAGCAACGGAGCATTGGCTGAGAATGCAGATGGCCGAGAGAGGAGACGAAGGGGTAGACGAAACACAATTTGCGAGGACAGCGATTCCTCGACCGTGATATCTAATAATACTGTCATCACGCAACCTGCACCACCGCCGACGACAGTGTCATCATCGGTATCCGCGCCACCAAGAAGGACAGTTACAACCACCGTTGCAAATACGGTGCGCCAAATACCTAAAGAGGAAACGCTTACGTTAGTGCAGCAGCCACAAACTTCCCCGAATTTAAGTCAACCAATAGTGTCAGAGACTAAGAAAGACAAGAAGAAGATGActagagaagagagaaagatggAAGCTATTATGAAAGCTTTCGAGAGGCTCGAAAAAGCAGAACAAAGAAAACAAGAAGTTCAAGCACGAAATGCACAGCGGAAGGAGTCTGGTGGTACGCATAGCGATAATGAAGATAGTCATAGTGTCACGATACAAAcaaagcaaaaacaacaaaattCCGATAGACCTTTAAGGCGGAAGAGAAGAAAGGGTAGAGCAAGGACTACTAGTACTTCTCAATCGCAAAGTAGCAGTCGAAGAACCAGACTGAATTCCGCAGATTCAGACGAATCGTCCGGAGAAGAAAGCAATTCGATGCAGTCGCCACCTTTGTTGAGCCAAAATCATTCGCAAAGTCGAGATGCTCCTTATCACCTGCATGCTCCTGCGAAAAGTACGAACGAGAACGTTACTACAGCTGCTCATCAAGGAATACCAACGGCTGCTGGTTTACTGTTAGCTTTAGCAAATTCTAACGCACCTGGACCGAGTTCGCCTCCTTTGCAACAACCAACGCCAGTTAAAAGTCCAACCTGTGACAGCGGTGCAAGCAGCAGCTCCCAAAGTTCAACTCCATCCACTCCTTTATCCTCGGCTTGCTTGTTAGTCGCAGCGGCGGTTGGTCCTCTAGCTCCTGGCTTCAAATTTCCGAAAACCAAGAAAGTTCTAATGAATGAATGGTTAAAAGAGTCACCCGATCCACCGCAAAGCAATATATCTCAGATATCACCGTTACCAACATTACCACCGGCTTCTGCGACGAATTCGATAAATCCTCTTTGCAGGTCTTCGGATTTTTCTTTGCCGACGGACTCATCTGCAGAATTCTTAACGCAGAGTTATGCAGCCAAAAGTTTAGCCACTCTTGTGCAGGCGGCGAATTCAGTATCTGGAATATGCGATTCACCGCCGCAACGTAAACAACAAGCAATCAGTGGAAATACGGTTTGCCCTGTTTCTACGGGATCTGCCAAGAAAAGATGGTTACGTCAAGCCATTTCTGAAGAATGTGATTCACCAAATAGTCGACCGGAGAGTCCGCCGGCCAGTGAAATGGTAGCTCCACCGAAGAAAAGAAGGATAGCTAGAGAAAGTTTATCGTCAGACAATTACACTCCACCCACTACACCTACTATGTTAGTTCCTGAGTCCACTCCGAATAATAGATCTTTGTGTCCTGCTGAA GACGATTTCATCGAACACCTGCAATCCTCGTTGGTTGATCAGAATGAAGAAGGTCACACGACAACAGAATCTGTAAAGCAAGAGGTTGCCTCGCACGAACACGCGAATTCAAACGAGGCCGTACGACAAAAACTTTCGATAGATATTCCACAGGATTTTCATCTTAAAACAGTAAAATCCGAGAAACATTTAGTGATAGACACTTCGATAATGAAAGAAGAGAACATCGGaatgaagaaagaagagaaagatgaaATGGATTGTGACACTTACATGCACTTGGAGTCAAAATCTTTTATCAAGAATGAATTGCGATCTGTTAAAAACGAACCGGTTGGTCATCAGAAAAATAAGAGCAAGAAGGAATATAttataaagaaagaagagaatttGGATATGGAAAAGGGTACCGTCGAGATAGTCGATCAAAACGAAGGAGACACGGAAATGGAAGATTTCAGCTCTCCAATCGCTGTTATGGAATCGGATGCAATTCTGAAGGAACGCGTGGCTGAGATGAAACTGGAATTCGGAGGTAGTATAAGTGAGATGGTTAAAGTTGAAGATGATAAGTGTGATGATGATAAAAGATTCGAAGACGCGAAGTGCGAAATCAAATCTGACGACAACATGTCGATCGACGAATTTGACGTTGAAGCTCAAATGAAGAAAATTACTGGTGACGATGGAAATGATTATAAGGAAAAAGTAGACACTAGTTCGGAGAAGGATAAAAGCATGGATGGTATTGAGGGTCTGATGGAGAGCTCCAAAGAAGATTCCGAATCTGAGGATAAAGACATAGATGATGTGAAATACGAGTCGCCATCATTCAAATCATTCAATTTAAACCACGAGGAAAAGTTATTCAAAGAATTCGGAAGCAAATCCGAACCAGAATGTATCATTGAGAATAACATTAAAGAAATCGAACAGAGCCAGGAATCTCAGAAAATTGAACAGCCGTCCGCGTTCGTTACTTCATCCGAAGAATCCATTTTTGAGTCTGTGTCTTCCAACATGGACACAGAATCCATTACAGAACCACCAAAGAGTTTTCATTCCATTCCACCATTAAGTGAACGAATTCGTAAAAAGACAGAAGCAACAAGTGCTCCAAAAAGCCAATTGAATTTTGAAGCAGCTATTATCGAATCTACCATTGATATGGAGACGGAAGATGAATCCAAAAATGGTGAACAAAAGTCTATGCTCTCGACGGCGTTAAGGGAATTGCTGGAAGCTAAGTTAGATGATCTAACAAACGAGAGCGCTAAAGAAGAAGTTATCGAAGAAAATAATACACCATACATCGAGCCAAAGTCTGAAACTTCTGAGCAGATTATAGAGATACAAGAGTGTAcgacaaaaccaatccctcaaAATATTCACAATGAAGAAACTCCAGTAAAAGAGGAGGAAGCTCCGCCTAAGGAAATCAAACGATTAAAGGACCCGAGAACTGTCGTTCCAAATAGTATGCCAGCTCCTGCATTTAAACCCGAAACAATCCCCCCTGTTAAACGAAAG TTGTCCATATCAGAATACCGTAAACGCAAACAGCAATCGTCTGGTACGCCTCCAGAACCTGAACCGTCAAGTGATGCTTCTACAACAGATAAGGGAGGAGCTAGAGGTAGATCAGACAGTGCGAGCAGTGGAACTTCGTCGCTCAGTTCCGATGAGGAAGGTTCCAAAATCTCATTATCTCTTGATGTACCAACCTTAACCACATTACCGCTTTTCACGAACGTGGAAGGCGAGGAAAAGAAAG GCGGTGAGGAAGGGACAATTGGTTGGTCTGCCGCACCAACTTTAGTCGAACGTCAAAGAGAAAATCTTACAGAAAGATTGAAACGAGAATTTGGATTGTTCCTCAGCGACGACGAAGAGGAAAGAGCTCGCAAACATG GTTTAACGGCAGAGGCAATACTGAAAGCGCGTAAAACATCTCCGCCTCATCCTACTGTATCAAATACTCCACCAGGTTTCCCGGTACCTCAATTGCCTCCTCAACCCTATATACCTCCTCCAGGATCTGCATCCATCCATTATTCTCAGTTCCAAGCTAAACCTTGTCCCGTTCAGTACCCAAACTTCACAGTTCCACAGAATTCTTCGCAACAGGTCTATTCGAACGCTACACCTCAGGCATCTGCGAATAAACAGCCACAACAATTCTTAGTACCCCAAGCGTCTCAAGCACCACCAGGCTCAAATCCGTATCCTCCCCAGTTTATTCCGCCGTCTACCACAGCAGTATCGATCTCCAAGTACACGCCTGTTACACCGCCACCTGGAAATCAAATGTATCCTGCATCTGGTCAATCACAGAAACAGTTTTATAATCACCCGGCACCAAGGTCTTAA